One window from the genome of Thermococcus siculi encodes:
- a CDS encoding S-layer protein, giving the protein MKKALALILGLIIAGLLLTPSSATSVPLNSATTVIVLPTTKIVNGIPLHIGEDAISGSRLGAFLVLQGITTGTYTSTVSVPVEYHSVLIPDENQTYSLNSKDMPDVGINVSDEPVGKAVVVRVNFSRVYFNSSRSAVEFLDRSVEIVFNENTTPLDIGGDYKVVSTTVDGKDTMYFYAYTKVDSESKSLGESLSVGGWKIEFVDINLDASKMLVVLTYPSGIIKQKPMAEDKFYLMYVSAKGEEDFEEYDTYPSARINELLEGGARKVFLFNPTDFFIGINNAQMVTYDYWYYQKVKQYQDGDVYKGQWVWDIDPGNGLYTVYLHVNASVEGFSRVFVDPGESLKLPTDWGLKISPVFKRNDKNVVVGVEGYRFIRTELVSRQISITAPKVQATNDVYSFIINDTALTALPDDKNVIIVGGWVSNRAWVLLEQVYGADVIEGIKEEVMNEGYVIKTLDNPSNSDYKVIILAGRTYKETRMAIEEFMEKLEEM; this is encoded by the coding sequence ATGAAAAAGGCTCTGGCGCTGATACTGGGCTTGATAATTGCGGGCTTACTTCTCACACCTTCCAGCGCGACTTCGGTGCCCCTGAATTCGGCCACCACCGTGATAGTTCTCCCCACGACCAAGATAGTCAATGGTATTCCCCTACACATCGGTGAGGATGCCATAAGCGGTTCGCGTCTGGGAGCTTTTCTGGTTCTTCAGGGCATCACCACGGGGACGTACACATCAACCGTTTCCGTGCCCGTTGAGTACCACAGCGTTCTCATACCCGACGAGAACCAGACCTACTCCCTCAACTCTAAAGATATGCCCGATGTGGGCATCAACGTCAGCGACGAGCCGGTTGGAAAGGCGGTTGTGGTTAGGGTCAACTTCTCCCGCGTTTACTTCAACTCGAGCAGGAGCGCGGTGGAGTTCCTCGACAGGAGTGTGGAGATAGTCTTCAACGAGAACACGACTCCCCTCGACATCGGGGGCGATTACAAGGTCGTCTCGACCACCGTCGATGGGAAGGACACGATGTACTTCTACGCTTACACCAAGGTGGATTCTGAGTCCAAGTCCCTCGGTGAGAGCCTCTCCGTCGGCGGATGGAAGATAGAGTTCGTCGATATAAACCTCGACGCCTCCAAGATGCTGGTCGTGCTCACCTATCCGAGCGGGATAATAAAGCAGAAGCCCATGGCGGAGGACAAGTTCTACCTCATGTACGTCAGCGCCAAGGGCGAGGAGGACTTTGAAGAGTACGACACCTACCCCTCGGCACGCATAAACGAGCTGCTTGAGGGCGGCGCCAGGAAGGTGTTCCTCTTCAATCCGACGGACTTCTTCATAGGCATAAACAACGCCCAGATGGTCACATACGACTACTGGTACTACCAGAAGGTGAAGCAGTACCAGGACGGGGACGTCTATAAGGGTCAGTGGGTGTGGGACATAGATCCCGGGAACGGTCTGTACACTGTCTACCTCCACGTTAACGCGAGTGTTGAGGGCTTCTCGAGGGTGTTCGTTGACCCCGGTGAGTCCCTCAAGCTCCCCACAGACTGGGGGCTTAAGATATCCCCCGTCTTCAAGAGAAACGACAAGAACGTCGTCGTTGGTGTCGAGGGCTACCGCTTCATTCGCACGGAACTAGTATCCAGGCAGATCTCCATAACCGCCCCCAAGGTTCAGGCCACCAATGACGTGTACTCTTTCATAATCAACGACACCGCACTCACTGCACTTCCGGATGACAAGAACGTCATAATAGTCGGCGGCTGGGTGAGCAACAGGGCGTGGGTCCTGCTGGAGCAGGTTTATGGCGCTGACGTCATTGAGGGCATTAAGGAGGAGGTCATGAACGAGGGCTACGTCATCAAGACGCTCGACAATCCGTCCAATTCTGACTACAAGGTCATCATTCTGGCCGGCAGGACGTACAAGGAGACCAGGATGGCCATCGAGGAATTCATGGAGAAACTGGAAGAAATGTAA
- a CDS encoding DUF3226 domain-containing protein, with translation MRVVTGDKFEKFVNENAILFPEYRKNRDELLDFVDSLTGEETVVTASLELIDLIAWKFRRGEENVLIYSDTGGALTLKEVYELRKYLDFDVRGGLSGERARTSVLFVEGKTDAKFFKAVFKKLFEFKESREAPHSLRFIERVFERDNFDLLRREEDGYYLAVIPSEGNSGVIRNLGNLLRAMEVFDFRVDRIGAAIDVDEDRESALASIRGKLSGFRYKKTPFGYLVGETEVIPLIIGLPFEDETIEWKKPTVEDLMLHLIAREGLLEKIKPGLKALNESLGRKLKPKEVMYLALSAYGHWGNLEGFYELFVMRSRFRNLKAVLREAGLIEGLFYLAGREGERRR, from the coding sequence ATGAGGGTTGTAACCGGAGACAAATTCGAAAAATTCGTTAATGAAAACGCCATCCTCTTCCCGGAGTACAGGAAAAACCGCGACGAGCTGCTCGACTTTGTAGATTCCCTTACCGGAGAAGAGACTGTGGTCACGGCGAGCCTGGAGCTTATCGACTTAATAGCCTGGAAGTTCAGGCGCGGCGAGGAGAACGTCCTCATCTATTCAGACACCGGAGGGGCACTCACGCTGAAAGAGGTCTACGAGCTGAGGAAATACCTCGACTTCGACGTCAGGGGTGGCCTCTCGGGAGAGCGCGCCAGAACGAGCGTTCTTTTCGTCGAAGGGAAGACGGATGCCAAGTTCTTCAAGGCGGTCTTCAAGAAGCTCTTCGAGTTCAAGGAGAGCAGGGAAGCACCCCACAGCCTGAGGTTCATAGAGAGGGTTTTCGAGCGCGACAACTTCGACCTGCTCAGGCGTGAGGAGGACGGTTATTACCTCGCGGTCATCCCAAGCGAGGGGAACTCAGGTGTTATCAGGAACCTCGGGAATCTCCTGAGGGCAATGGAGGTTTTTGATTTCAGGGTCGACAGGATAGGGGCGGCGATAGACGTCGACGAGGACAGGGAGAGCGCCCTGGCATCGATAAGGGGAAAGCTTTCGGGCTTCAGGTACAAAAAGACCCCCTTCGGCTACCTCGTCGGGGAAACCGAGGTGATACCACTCATAATCGGCCTCCCATTCGAGGACGAGACGATAGAGTGGAAGAAGCCGACCGTTGAGGATTTGATGCTTCACCTCATAGCGCGCGAGGGGTTGCTTGAGAAGATAAAACCGGGCCTCAAGGCCCTCAACGAGAGCCTTGGGAGAAAGCTCAAGCCCAAGGAGGTCATGTACCTTGCTTTATCGGCCTACGGACACTGGGGGAACCTTGAGGGGTTCTACGAGCTGTTCGTCATGCGCTCCCGCTTCAGGAACCTGAAGGCCGTGCTGAGGGAAGCGGGACTCATAGAGGGGTTGTTCTACCTGGCCGGAAGGGAAGGGGAGAGGAGGCGTTGA
- a CDS encoding type II toxin-antitoxin system VapC family toxin encodes MTVIVIDASVLIKVLLKEPGWEKIALGTDTATLDYALVEGMNAIWKAVKRNRTTEENAKSLVTVLRLLREGMLLFRAENFFERGLEIALKESITIYDALYIALAEALNAELHTADERQYHAARDYVKAKLIK; translated from the coding sequence ATGACCGTGATAGTCATTGATGCATCCGTTCTCATCAAAGTTCTCCTCAAAGAACCCGGCTGGGAAAAAATAGCGCTTGGCACGGACACGGCAACCCTGGACTACGCGCTCGTCGAAGGGATGAACGCCATCTGGAAGGCCGTCAAAAGAAACAGAACAACGGAAGAGAACGCCAAAAGCCTCGTAACGGTTCTGAGGCTTCTCAGGGAGGGGATGCTCCTGTTCCGGGCGGAGAACTTCTTCGAGCGGGGCCTCGAAATAGCCCTGAAGGAAAGCATCACGATTTACGACGCCCTTTACATAGCCCTGGCTGAAGCCCTCAACGCGGAACTCCACACGGCGGACGAGAGGCAGTACCATGCCGCCCGAGATTACGTAAAGGCGAAGCTGATAAAGTAG
- a CDS encoding MFS transporter → MSLRNYRGFSRDAWLLVVYSFVSWLGGNIAWFIFPFYLKSLGYDYTGIGIVFSLSTLAQASVLLFSGPLGARIGYKRAVLLGLSFILLGRLLQVAYPILIMLAIGGILLGVGMAFEGPSYMALLSGEVSDEKRHYLFSLSSAVGTMGSAVGLVLAGFLPRFLSYREVFALAVLFIPIQMVLVLLVRSVLANSEKSLRLNRELLLRIGRFALPSALIGLGAGITIPYVGLWFNQRFGTSLESIGWVFALQEFIMSLGTFLLPMIADKLGSVKTILSFNGSASLLIAAMPFSPTFYIAAAVYTLRTILMNIVNPIWNSFMMGLFKKEERSTAMALNNLSWTATFGIGQYLGGRLFDVSLTWPFLITALLYALSMAAFWGFFRGETKGYKSSPS, encoded by the coding sequence ATGTCGTTGCGGAATTATCGGGGGTTCAGCAGGGACGCGTGGCTGCTCGTGGTCTACTCCTTCGTTTCCTGGCTGGGAGGTAATATAGCCTGGTTTATCTTTCCGTTCTATCTAAAGTCACTCGGCTACGATTACACGGGGATAGGCATAGTCTTCTCACTGTCAACTCTGGCCCAGGCATCGGTTCTGCTATTCTCCGGTCCCCTAGGTGCCAGAATCGGCTACAAGAGGGCGGTTCTTTTGGGGCTATCGTTTATCCTCCTCGGGCGTCTCCTTCAGGTCGCCTATCCTATTCTGATCATGCTCGCCATAGGTGGCATCCTCCTGGGCGTTGGGATGGCCTTCGAGGGACCGTCCTACATGGCTCTGCTGAGCGGGGAGGTCAGCGATGAGAAGAGGCACTATCTTTTCAGCCTTTCCTCCGCGGTGGGGACGATGGGGTCGGCGGTTGGTCTCGTTCTCGCGGGCTTTCTCCCGAGGTTTTTGAGTTACCGCGAGGTCTTCGCCCTGGCGGTTCTGTTCATCCCGATTCAGATGGTGCTTGTGCTCCTTGTGAGGTCTGTACTCGCCAATTCCGAGAAATCTCTGAGACTAAACAGAGAACTGCTCCTGAGGATAGGCCGCTTTGCCCTCCCAAGCGCTCTCATAGGACTCGGGGCAGGGATTACGATACCCTACGTCGGTCTCTGGTTCAACCAGCGCTTTGGGACGAGCCTGGAGAGCATAGGATGGGTCTTTGCACTCCAGGAGTTCATAATGAGCCTCGGAACCTTCCTCCTTCCGATGATAGCCGACAAACTTGGGAGCGTTAAAACCATCCTGTCCTTCAACGGGAGCGCGAGTCTTTTAATCGCGGCGATGCCCTTCTCGCCGACGTTTTACATAGCCGCGGCGGTCTACACGCTCAGGACGATACTGATGAACATAGTCAACCCCATATGGAACTCCTTCATGATGGGCCTCTTTAAGAAGGAGGAGCGCTCCACGGCGATGGCTCTGAACAACCTCTCATGGACGGCCACCTTCGGCATCGGCCAGTATCTCGGCGGCAGGCTCTTCGACGTTTCCCTCACTTGGCCATTCCTCATAACGGCACTGCTCTACGCGCTCTCAATGGCTGCATTCTGGGGCTTCTTCCGCGGGGAGACAAAAGGTTATAAGTCATCGCCCTCCTAA
- a CDS encoding ATP-binding protein, with protein sequence MIMHKFVNRREELSRLREAFRRNALVVVYGRRRVGKTRLLVEAAKEVPHIYHLCKEEEVSETLKSLSLKLFHITRDERFVKRPLSSFEEFFEALPSGSVLILDEFQVLVRNYPRILGILQEYLDFHQGNPIVLCGSSVSMMEELTQYGSPIYGRRGLALKVEPLSFFHVREFFPGYSPEDLVKTYAVLGGIPEYLLRFDPSLSPEENIRREFFGRGFLYGEAEFLLRYELRDLSTYNTILEALSYGYRSFGELRNATGIDGSKLPRYLSVLIELGIVRKEVPITLKGRDKGRRRNARYSIGDNYFSFYYSFVYPFKEEIELGFLDAPLENFGKGFNRYLGFAFEGIAKQFLIELNKSGKLPFRFTRIGRWWHKGEEIDLVALNERERKALFVEVKWKELSEREARGILKDLERKAELVGFKGGERYHGLVAKEIEGKEALREEGWLVWDLRDFEGLTEG encoded by the coding sequence ATGATTATGCATAAGTTCGTGAACAGAAGGGAGGAGCTGTCCAGACTCCGAGAGGCATTCAGAAGGAACGCTCTGGTAGTGGTCTACGGGCGGAGGAGGGTCGGGAAAACCCGTCTTCTCGTGGAGGCCGCTAAAGAGGTTCCCCACATATACCACCTCTGCAAAGAGGAGGAAGTGAGCGAGACCCTGAAGAGCCTGAGCCTAAAGCTTTTCCACATTACACGTGATGAGAGGTTCGTTAAGAGGCCTTTGTCATCCTTTGAAGAGTTCTTCGAGGCCCTTCCTTCAGGGAGTGTGCTCATCCTTGATGAGTTCCAGGTTCTGGTGAGGAACTACCCCCGTATCCTTGGGATCCTACAGGAGTACCTCGACTTCCACCAGGGAAACCCGATAGTCCTCTGTGGTTCGAGTGTCTCTATGATGGAGGAGCTGACTCAATACGGAAGTCCAATCTACGGACGCAGGGGACTGGCGCTGAAGGTTGAACCCCTCAGCTTTTTCCATGTCCGCGAGTTCTTCCCCGGCTATTCCCCTGAGGACCTCGTGAAGACCTACGCGGTTCTTGGCGGCATTCCGGAGTATCTCCTCCGCTTCGACCCCTCGCTTAGCCCCGAGGAGAACATCAGGCGGGAGTTCTTTGGGAGGGGCTTCCTCTACGGCGAGGCCGAGTTCCTGCTCCGCTATGAGCTTAGAGACCTAAGCACTTACAACACCATCCTCGAGGCACTGAGCTACGGTTACAGGTCTTTCGGCGAGTTGAGGAACGCAACCGGAATAGACGGCTCTAAACTGCCCCGTTATTTGAGCGTCCTTATTGAACTCGGCATCGTGAGGAAGGAAGTCCCCATAACTTTGAAGGGCAGGGACAAGGGCCGGCGGAGGAACGCGAGGTACTCGATAGGCGACAACTACTTCTCGTTCTATTACTCCTTCGTCTATCCCTTCAAGGAGGAGATAGAGCTGGGCTTCCTCGATGCTCCTCTGGAGAACTTCGGGAAGGGCTTCAACCGCTACCTCGGCTTCGCGTTTGAGGGCATAGCAAAGCAGTTTTTGATCGAACTGAACAAATCCGGAAAGCTCCCCTTCAGGTTCACCAGAATCGGCCGCTGGTGGCATAAGGGAGAGGAGATTGATTTGGTGGCTTTGAACGAGCGGGAGAGGAAGGCGCTATTTGTGGAAGTGAAATGGAAGGAGCTGAGCGAAAGAGAAGCCAGGGGGATTTTGAAGGACCTGGAAAGAAAAGCCGAGTTAGTTGGATTTAAAGGAGGGGAAAGATACCACGGGCTCGTTGCAAAGGAAATCGAAGGCAAAGAAGCGCTTAGGGAAGAGGGCTGGCTCGTGTGGGATTTGCGGGATTTTGAAGGGCTGACCGAGGGATGA
- a CDS encoding DNA polymerase domain-containing protein, with amino-acid sequence MILDTDYITEDGKPVIRIFKKENGEFKIEYDRTFEPYIYALLKDDSAIEDVKKITAERHGTVVKVKRAEKVQKKFLGRPVEVWKLYFTHPQDVPAIRDKIRKHPAVIDIYEYDIPFAKRYLIDKGLIPMEGEEELKMLAFDIETLYHEGEEFAEGPILMISYADESEARVITWKKIDLPYVDVVSTEKEMIKRFLRVVKEKDPDVLITYNGDNFDFAYLKKRCEKLGINFLLGRDGSEPKIQRMGDRFAVEVKGRIHFDLYPVIRRTINLPTYTLEAVYEAIFGKPKEKVYAEEIATAWETGEGLERVARYSMEDAKVTFELGKEFFPMEAQLSRLVGQSFWDVARSSTGNLVEWFLLRKAYERNELAPNKPSGREYDERRGGYAGGYVKEPEKGLWENIVYLDYKSLYPSIIITHNVSPDTLNREGCKEYDVAPQVGHRFCKDFPGFIPSLLGDLLEERQKIKRKMKATIDPIERKLLDYRQRAIKILLNSFYGYYGYARARWYCKECAESVTAWGREYITMTIREIEEKYGFKVLYADSVTGDSEVIIRKNGRIEFIPIEKLFEKVDYKIGEKEYHVLSNVEALTLDNNGKLAWRKVPYVMRHKTEKKIYRVWLTNSWYLDVTEDHSLIGYLNTSKVKPGRPLKDRLCEVKPLELGKLAKSLITPRAPLSRNIKPNETAVRFWELVGLLVGDGNWGGSSNWAKYYVGLACGEDKEEIAEKVLEPLKREGVISNYYDKSKKGDVSVLSKGLARFMLKYFKDDEGNKRIPEFMFNLPMEYLEAFLRGLFSADGTVSVRRGVPEVRLTTINDSLARDVRKLLWLVGISNSIFREQNPNRYDGKSSGTYSKHIRIKNKVQFARRIGFILERKQEKLVKNLKESAYKRRAFKYEFDITPIKKVEEITYDGYVYDIEVEGTHRFFANGILVHNTDGFFATIPGEDAETIKKRAMEFLKYINAKLPGALELEYEGFYRRGFFVTKKKYAVIDEEGKITTRGLEIVRRDWSEIAKETQARVLEALLKDGDVEEAVSIVKEVTEKLSKYEVPPEKLVIHEQITRELKDYKATGPHVAIAKRLAARGVKIRPGTVISYIVLKGSGRIGDRAIPFDEFDPTKHKYDAEYYIENQVLPAVERILKAFGYRGEELRYQKTRQVGLGAWLKPKGKG; translated from the coding sequence ATGATCCTCGACACGGACTACATCACGGAAGATGGGAAACCCGTCATAAGGATATTCAAGAAAGAGAACGGCGAGTTCAAGATCGAGTACGACAGGACTTTTGAACCCTACATCTACGCCCTCCTGAAGGACGACTCCGCGATTGAGGATGTTAAAAAGATAACCGCCGAGAGGCACGGAACGGTGGTGAAGGTCAAGCGCGCCGAAAAGGTGCAGAAGAAGTTCCTAGGCAGGCCGGTTGAAGTCTGGAAGCTCTACTTCACCCACCCCCAAGATGTCCCGGCGATAAGGGACAAGATTAGGAAGCATCCAGCTGTAATTGACATCTACGAGTACGACATACCATTCGCCAAGCGCTACCTCATCGACAAGGGCCTGATTCCGATGGAGGGTGAAGAAGAGCTTAAGATGCTCGCCTTCGACATTGAGACGCTCTACCATGAGGGTGAGGAGTTCGCCGAGGGGCCTATTCTGATGATAAGCTACGCCGACGAGAGCGAGGCACGCGTCATCACCTGGAAGAAAATCGACCTCCCCTACGTTGACGTCGTCTCAACGGAGAAGGAGATGATAAAGCGCTTCCTCCGCGTTGTGAAGGAGAAAGATCCCGATGTCCTCATAACCTACAACGGCGACAACTTCGACTTCGCCTACCTGAAGAAGCGCTGTGAAAAGCTTGGAATAAACTTCCTCCTTGGAAGGGACGGGAGCGAGCCGAAGATCCAGAGAATGGGTGACCGCTTCGCCGTTGAGGTGAAGGGGAGGATACACTTCGACCTCTATCCTGTAATAAGGCGCACGATAAACCTGCCGACCTACACGCTTGAGGCAGTCTACGAGGCCATCTTTGGGAAGCCAAAGGAGAAGGTCTACGCCGAGGAGATAGCCACCGCTTGGGAAACCGGAGAGGGCCTTGAGAGGGTGGCTCGCTACTCTATGGAGGACGCGAAGGTCACGTTTGAGCTTGGAAAGGAGTTCTTCCCGATGGAGGCCCAACTTTCGAGGTTGGTCGGCCAGAGCTTCTGGGATGTCGCGCGCTCAAGCACGGGCAATCTGGTCGAGTGGTTCCTCCTCAGGAAGGCCTACGAGAGGAACGAGCTGGCTCCAAACAAGCCCTCTGGAAGGGAATATGACGAGAGGCGCGGTGGATACGCTGGCGGCTACGTCAAGGAACCGGAAAAGGGCCTGTGGGAGAACATAGTCTACCTCGACTATAAATCTCTCTACCCCTCAATCATCATCACCCACAACGTCTCGCCCGATACCCTCAACCGCGAGGGCTGTAAGGAGTATGACGTAGCTCCACAGGTCGGCCACCGCTTCTGCAAGGACTTTCCAGGCTTCATCCCGAGCCTGCTCGGGGATCTCCTGGAGGAGAGGCAGAAGATAAAGAGGAAGATGAAGGCAACAATTGACCCGATCGAGAGAAAGCTCCTTGATTACAGGCAACGGGCCATCAAGATCCTTCTAAATAGTTTTTACGGCTACTACGGCTACGCAAGGGCTCGCTGGTACTGCAAGGAGTGTGCCGAGAGCGTTACAGCATGGGGAAGGGAATATATCACCATGACAATCAGGGAAATAGAAGAGAAGTATGGCTTTAAAGTACTTTATGCGGACAGTGTTACGGGAGACTCCGAGGTCATTATCCGGAAAAATGGTCGCATTGAGTTCATTCCCATTGAAAAACTCTTTGAAAAAGTGGACTATAAAATTGGAGAGAAAGAATACCATGTTCTCTCAAATGTCGAAGCCTTAACCCTGGATAATAATGGAAAGCTCGCATGGAGAAAAGTCCCGTACGTGATGAGGCATAAAACGGAGAAGAAGATTTACCGCGTCTGGCTGACCAACAGCTGGTATCTAGACGTCACGGAGGATCATTCCCTCATAGGGTACCTCAACACCTCAAAGGTCAAACCAGGTAGACCCCTAAAAGACCGCCTATGTGAGGTTAAGCCGCTGGAACTCGGCAAATTAGCGAAGTCACTTATAACACCGAGAGCACCCCTCTCTAGGAACATAAAGCCCAACGAAACAGCTGTTAGATTCTGGGAGCTGGTTGGGCTTCTCGTTGGCGACGGTAACTGGGGCGGTAGCTCAAACTGGGCAAAGTACTATGTAGGTCTTGCGTGTGGGGAAGATAAGGAAGAAATCGCCGAGAAAGTGCTTGAGCCGCTAAAGCGTGAGGGGGTTATATCCAACTACTACGACAAGAGCAAGAAGGGAGACGTATCCGTACTATCCAAGGGTCTTGCAAGGTTCATGCTCAAATATTTCAAGGACGATGAGGGGAACAAAAGGATTCCAGAGTTTATGTTCAATCTCCCAATGGAGTACTTGGAGGCATTTCTCAGGGGGCTGTTCAGTGCAGACGGCACGGTTAGTGTACGGAGAGGTGTTCCCGAGGTCAGACTCACAACGATCAACGATAGCTTGGCCCGGGATGTGAGGAAGCTACTATGGCTCGTTGGTATTTCAAACTCGATATTTAGAGAGCAGAATCCCAACAGATACGATGGAAAGTCAAGCGGTACCTACTCCAAGCACATTCGTATAAAAAATAAGGTTCAGTTTGCGCGAAGAATTGGATTTATCCTTGAAAGAAAACAGGAAAAGCTCGTTAAAAACCTGAAGGAGTCAGCTTACAAGAGAAGGGCGTTTAAGTACGAATTTGACATCACCCCAATCAAGAAAGTTGAAGAGATAACCTACGACGGCTATGTCTACGATATAGAAGTTGAGGGAACACACAGGTTCTTTGCTAACGGAATACTGGTTCATAATACTGACGGCTTCTTCGCGACGATTCCCGGGGAAGATGCCGAGACCATCAAAAAGAGGGCGATGGAGTTCCTCAAGTACATAAACGCCAAACTCCCCGGTGCGCTCGAACTTGAGTACGAGGGCTTCTACAGGCGCGGCTTCTTCGTCACCAAGAAGAAATACGCGGTTATCGACGAGGAGGGCAAGATAACAACGCGCGGGCTGGAGATCGTCAGGCGCGACTGGAGCGAGATAGCCAAGGAGACGCAGGCGCGGGTTCTGGAGGCCCTTCTGAAGGACGGTGACGTCGAAGAGGCCGTGAGCATAGTCAAAGAAGTGACCGAGAAGCTGAGCAAGTACGAGGTTCCGCCGGAGAAGCTCGTTATCCACGAGCAGATAACGCGCGAGCTGAAGGACTACAAGGCAACGGGACCACACGTGGCGATAGCGAAGAGGTTAGCCGCGAGAGGCGTCAAAATCCGCCCCGGGACAGTCATCAGCTACATCGTGCTCAAGGGCTCCGGGAGGATAGGCGACAGGGCGATTCCCTTCGACGAGTTCGACCCCACGAAGCACAAGTACGATGCAGAGTACTACATCGAGAACCAGGTTCTACCTGCCGTCGAGAGGATTCTGAAGGCCTTCGGCTATCGCGGTGAGGAGCTCAGATACCAGAAGACGAGGCAGGTTGGACTTGGGGCGTGGCTGAAGCCGAAGGGGAAGGGGTGA
- the vapB gene encoding type II toxin-antitoxin system VapB family antitoxin, with protein sequence MAIITIRVPDELKLKMRELNINWSEEIREFIRKRIDEEERRKKINEAMEILKRTPVSVEKGFGAKSVRDDRDSH encoded by the coding sequence ATGGCGATCATAACCATTAGGGTTCCCGACGAGCTGAAGCTCAAGATGCGGGAGCTTAACATAAACTGGAGCGAGGAGATAAGGGAGTTCATACGAAAGAGGATAGACGAGGAGGAGCGGAGAAAAAAGATAAATGAGGCAATGGAAATACTGAAGCGCACGCCCGTCTCGGTTGAAAAGGGCTTTGGGGCGAAATCCGTGAGGGATGACCGTGATAGTCATTGA
- a CDS encoding DUF2391 family protein has translation MSESNADRMMKPEPEHGIQNERRTDMEAKLEEIYESIEALREESERNKAPDKLGWDDIAQEIVGAITFALPFLFTGELWEIAKDISLGRSMAIFLMTLTVAYLFIAKSRIGNLKREELFHIPKRLLTVAIISYLISAGLIYLYGINWIADFTSSQYLNATVLISTFAVIGAIAVDMVK, from the coding sequence ATGAGTGAATCCAATGCTGACCGGATGATGAAACCCGAACCTGAGCACGGAATCCAAAACGAAAGGCGAACCGATATGGAGGCGAAACTCGAGGAAATTTACGAGAGCATAGAGGCCCTAAGGGAGGAATCCGAGAGAAACAAAGCTCCCGACAAGCTCGGCTGGGACGACATAGCGCAGGAGATAGTGGGGGCGATAACGTTTGCCCTCCCGTTCCTCTTCACGGGTGAGCTGTGGGAGATAGCTAAGGATATATCCCTCGGGCGCTCCATGGCCATCTTCCTGATGACCCTGACGGTCGCGTACCTTTTCATAGCCAAATCCAGGATAGGCAACCTCAAGAGGGAGGAGCTGTTTCACATCCCGAAGAGGCTACTCACTGTCGCTATAATCTCATACCTGATCTCCGCGGGGCTGATATACCTCTACGGAATAAACTGGATAGCGGATTTCACCTCATCCCAGTACCTCAACGCGACCGTGCTTATAAGCACCTTCGCGGTAATCGGAGCGATAGCTGTTGACATGGTGAAGTGA
- a CDS encoding HAD family hydrolase — translation MKLVSFDVWNTLLDINVMLDAMAVELSKLMGTCIVDVVEGMMLTRARIKQMRAEIAGDPSRALEESQELLADLLGIDVELVKRATARAVLKVGDEIVLSGAEEALKGVKNRGLKVTVTGNVMFWPGSYTRLLLERFGLMEYIDKTFFADEVLAYKPMPEMFRKPLEVFGVEPSEAIHIGDTYAEDFEGALRARMWAVWINPEAEEVGKIHERGFEVPSVEGILEVLKLVD, via the coding sequence ATGAAGCTTGTTTCATTCGACGTCTGGAACACGCTCCTCGACATAAACGTCATGCTCGACGCGATGGCGGTTGAGCTGTCCAAGCTCATGGGGACGTGCATAGTGGACGTCGTCGAGGGCATGATGCTCACACGGGCGAGGATAAAACAGATGAGGGCTGAAATAGCTGGTGACCCTTCCAGGGCCCTCGAAGAGAGCCAGGAGCTTTTGGCGGATCTCCTTGGAATCGACGTCGAACTCGTCAAGAGGGCCACCGCGAGGGCAGTTCTGAAGGTTGGAGACGAAATAGTCCTTTCTGGAGCAGAGGAGGCCCTCAAGGGCGTTAAAAATAGAGGCCTTAAGGTCACCGTCACCGGGAACGTGATGTTCTGGCCAGGCTCATACACGCGCCTCCTCCTCGAACGCTTTGGGCTGATGGAGTACATAGACAAGACATTCTTTGCCGACGAGGTCCTTGCGTACAAGCCGATGCCTGAGATGTTCAGAAAACCGCTGGAGGTCTTTGGAGTCGAGCCGAGCGAAGCCATACACATCGGCGATACCTACGCGGAGGACTTCGAGGGAGCCTTGAGGGCCAGAATGTGGGCCGTCTGGATAAATCCAGAGGCAGAAGAAGTCGGGAAAATCCATGAGCGCGGTTTTGAGGTGCCCTCCGTCGAGGGAATTCTGGAGGTTCTGAAGCTGGTGGACTGA